A window of Rhododendron vialii isolate Sample 1 chromosome 11a, ASM3025357v1 genomic DNA:
CAAAGGCTCATACCAGTTTTCCATACTGATTGTGAGTTCTTTTGATCTTAATTTAATAACAAGAGCAagagaaacacaaaaaaaatcaaaatcaaaattttttctAGGCTCACTCGGGACCATTCatgagcgctcaagagtgatGAGGCAACCCAAAAATCACGTTTTGCCATTATATGTTTTATTTCAGATGATTTTGTAGATACTGGGTGTGCAATAaatggtccttccagagcccagttAGGTTCATTTTATACTTGCAAGGAGGCAATACTTGGATATTCAAGACttgttcttgtttgtttgagtttgatgCTGAGCCCAATTAGGTTCATTTCATATCGTGTCATCATTGTACACATGCACATGTATACACTTTTACTAGTTATACCTGCAAAATACATGCTATTTGCTTTTTTATGAAACAAAATGCTTTCgataaaaatcccacaaacttTAAGTAGAGACCGACTTCGTGTCTGGCGAGACGgatgccgtaaaacccttcccctctcgtaacatggcttcctaacccaaaacaatctctggttttcaatttcaaacaatTATTTTAATCAAAACGGTTTTTTGGATGGCAAACCTCAAATCCGGGTggcaactcttcaaatttttcaaaaaacacttctctctttttcagGCCGTCCAAAGGGCCCCGATCCCTCCGGGGCTATGGTAGCCCACACTAATATTGTACCCATGAAAATGCGAAAGTTACATACAGGACCGTCTCATAGGGTAGGTGAGAGAAAAGACCGCTTCCAGCCTTGATCTGAATTTTGGTCCAATAATAGCTACGGTGGAAGTTTGAGAAAACTCTTGGTTAGGGTTATGTTTAGGGTTTTCTTGGATTGGGTTTGGCCCATCTTTTGTTTGGGCTACGCTCTTTAGGTATTTTGGGCTTTGCCCATGCGTGCTTTTGAGCTTTGGCCCTttagattattcatttttttttttcatccaaccAAAGTTGGATTTCCCTCCTTATGTTTGATGTACCCTTATCAAGTTTCTCAATAAAAAGATTTTGccgatataaaaaaaaaagaaaaaaaacctccacCTATATTTGATTGATGTGGTTTGATCTTTTATATATCTCTGTTAGAAAAACACTTCCGAAAATCCAATCGACTGCTTTCATCACGAGGTTACGTACGTACCCAGGGAATATTAAGTTCATGGGTTCTTTTCTTCCTTATTCATGACATGCTCACGTACTTGTTCAGACTTCAGATATGAGCGttgagtttgaatttttatCTATGGATCGAGATTCCAGTATTAATTGATTAAACTTCTTACAAGACAAATTAAACAACATAATCTTTATCAATAATTACACAGTGTAACACATGCATGTACGTATACATATAATACCACCGAAGACATGGTACTATTAATCCTACCGGCCACTATTACTCCATAGGATACTCTAAATCTAATGAGATCAAACATCTATGCGTTAATTACGTCAAACAAACGAGTCCTAATTGTAAGCCACTCTTTGGAAATTTCATCCTCATGACGGACTAAAacactcagagagagagagagagagagagagagagcgcttttAATGGCTAACGTATGAGGGATATATTTTGCCACATCTTTGAATTGGTCATAAGTGAAATCCATTCAAATTTCGTGATATTGACCACCACAGTaaccaacaaacaaacaaacatgttGATCTAGTCCCCACATTCGTGTACTCAGTAAAAAAggtgaaaagaaaaacatatctCAGGACCACCCTAGCTCATAAATGCTAAtattcctagagagagagagagagagagagagagagagagagagaatcagaacTAGTCGGTCGCAATGTACTTCCTCATGATCTTCATTTACTTGAATCACTCCAACTTCATTTACAATAAATTTTTCACACGTACCCTTTGCACCAGATATGCCAACAATACTTAATTAAGCCCTCATGATCATCACTAatttcgatccccagcagaaatgaaaattgatttacaatatatattttaatttgtgtCTCAATTACCATAACCAAAAGTCAATCAATTAGTACTAATCCATCactaaataataataatgataaaaAAGCCCCATAACCGAATTTGGGAATAACGGAATTCCCAAATTCATTTCAGTACTCTTGGGGATTAGTCCCACAGTGATCCACTCCATGTGGGTTAGTGTCTTGGTAATAAAAAGAGTTAACCGAATTCGGAATAATGGAATTCCCAAACTCATTACCAATTGTACTCTCTTGAGCAGTCCAAATCCCAGGATTATTAATAAGCTCACGAGGATCGTACCCTGGGCCAAAATCCACAGAAAATCCCAAATCGCTATCTCCACTGGACAACGACGCATAACTATTTTCCATAGCAAGTGGAGAAAACCCCGAAATTCGCCTAGAGCAATTTccaccaaaatcaaatccttcggtgattgccggAAGAGGGTAGTGAATTTGGCCACAGATTAAGCTCTCGTTATCGATGTCTAGACAGTAATTGACCTCGGTTAGCGATGGGATCATCTGAGGACAACTTTGGTTGAGCAGAGTTGAAAAATTGCAAGGGGCATCATATGGTTCTGTTTGTGGTAGCAAAGGCAGTGAATTCGAAGGCTCTCCAATGTTGGTTTTGGGTGCCATTagctttttctttattttggtgTTCCAATGATTCTTCACATCGTTGTCTGTTCTTCCGGGCAAGTGAGATGCTATGATAGACCATCTAATAAAAAACAATAGTAATCAAACAATTAGTTAACATTGTTAAACCTAATTAGTGACATATAATCACAACAAAGTACGTTTTCGCAACGTTATTTTGTTATTTCGTttcgaaaaattgaaaaaatggaaacaaaaatttgtttgttaGTGTTCCAACTTGCCTGCTGCCAAGTTTAGTATAGAGGGCACAAATAATGTTGTCTTCCTCTTCTGTAAAGCCTCCATGTTTGATGTTTGGCCTAAGGTAATTGAGCCACCTCAGACGACAACTCTTGCCGCAACGCTTTAGTCCTGTGGGAAGATATAagaataattttaaattcaaattggTTTAAATCAGTCATTACGTGTTTTTAAGGAAAGGCAAGACCTTCattttttcatgaataaaatatACTCCGTAATTGTTTACAGAAAATAtatgaaggaaaaataaacctaaggaAACATATAAAATTTAGAAATTAGAGAAATGAGGATCacaaaattgagagagagagagagagagagagagagagagagagagagagagagagagagagaattaagagTGTAGAACAAGTAATTCACCCAAAATTAAGGAATGTCCATTTCCAAGAGAAGTGCACAAAAGTCTGAGAATAATTGTAAGGAAATTATCCTAAAAGCAAAAGACAGTCATTTTAGTGCCACAATCCAATTGCTAAGATATAGTTATTTCCCCTAAATTAAAACACACTCAGAGATAGGAAAATTGGAAGTGAGAATTAATATATCAACTTAACCTAGCTACTTTTATAAAACTATAAATGTGACCTCAAAGTAAgttgggtttttctttttctcggcaaacgaaacttttataaactCTAAAGAAGTATATCGAAGGGGGAACAAAATAAGTACATGAACTTActcaaatgaaaagaaagtaaaacaaACATCCAACAGAAAGTTGGTGTTGAACTATAGTACATCTATGGAGAGATGTATGTGTGcgtgtgagaaagagagagagagagatagagggaccAGCTTTGTGAGGCAAGGCAATCCAATTGCCACCAGTGCCATAGTTGTGAAGGTAGTCCTTGAGAGTTGCATCTTCATCTGGAGACCATGGTCCTCTCTTCACCTTACTCTTGTCACAACAAGGTGCTCTTCCCATGTCTACTACtactgggagagagagagagagagagagagagagagactagggTTAGGAATCAATATTGGCAGAATGGCCAATTGCTCCAGACAAGTTATCAACTGTCTATACATCCATACATATATAGCCCCTTCGGTTGACTTGGTATGACCTATTTTCCAAATATATTAGctttattttacctatttaggcctcattcttgaaaaaaaaaaaaaaattgtattttgtttgtcttttttgaatttttgttaaatttgagtgatattttttagattaatcatccGTTTTGAGGCTGTAAATGAatcgaatcgagccgaaccctgttaagtttgGCTCAGGTTTGTTAaggtactagtctggctcgagttcgattcgagcatAAACAACTTGGCTCAAGTTCGGctcattaaaaattttcaaggctcgggttcggctcggttgggtttgttaaggtactagtctggctcgaatTCGGCACGGGTTcaattcgaacttgaacatcttggctcgagtttggctcgttaaactaaaaagaatcgagccgagccaaatctaagctcgaattgagctcgtcaagaatCGGGTttggttcggctcggctcattaaactcaagtgAACCCAAACTCTCATTGATTGTATAGAATAtaggagaaaaataagtattgaattatatatacaaccaaattttttatatttacaaatagacccctattaaattattaattaaatttaagtataggtttaCGAGCCTAACCAAGTCGAATACCGTTAgactcaggttcggctcatttacggaacatGCAAGCCTAGAATTAAGGTTTTGGTTCAATTcatttagcagacgaatcgaactcgaaagAGCTCTTGCCGAACCGAACCTtaaacagttcgcgaatggctcagttcatttacagccctacgtctctcgatgagaggagtctaaaaagtacaatatTATGaacgaaatcaaaaaaaaaaaaagttcactaattAAAGACCAAAAAAGTATTAAAAGTTGTCTTATTTGTGTCTTATTTGAAGTTTTTCACATcggttttatatttttatattttttctattcgtctcatcgagacgaattaTTAACCCCAAAAGTTacgatgaaaagctaaaaaaaagttacaaaaagtgaaaactaactaaataagtttcaaacttaTAAAAGTTTACAAAAACGCAGCTTAATGTTGTTTATAATGGGGcctatttgttttttccttttttttccccttgttttGGGTGTCGTGGGACCCAGTCCAACAATACATGATGCATCTATGTTTACTAGGTTTGGTTCGCACAGAGGTCAAGGGTTTCACTATCACCAAGACACCAACTgagaccaaatcaaataataTCACAGTGCAATGTATATTTACagacaaaacacaaaaacaaaaagaactaaTGTGTAGCTCTATATATAGTactattttgaaaattgacCCACTTTATTGGTTTGTTTTTAATTGACTTGGAATTAGCTTTGAAGTACAGTCAATGGATTTAGAGAGTTACGGAAATTGACCCGCGTCAGCTGGTCTGATAACTCTTAGTCTAACCACGTGATTCAAAAAGTTAATATCAAAGTACACTGTTTCAGCTTTGTgatgaaaaaagaatttttaaaaaagaaaggtatTTCatgctcaaaaattatgtgtgtacgcaaataattttcctaccaatatggatcttgtttgatagatctcattgagatcttttaaacaatgaaaaaagattaaaaatttattttttatttttattatatttgagcttgaaattatcttgtttttaaaaaagaagatttaaaaagaaaacggCACCTTAAGTAAATCGGCAATGATAACCAAGCAGTCCTAACGAGAAATATGATAGCTTTACAAATTGGTTTGTAGCCTGTAGGATTCTTTTATTGGCAAAATATTAGGGCTAGGGCTGCTCGCAGATCGGTTTGATgtggattggttcggtttttaATCTAATCCATTCGTGGCGGATTGTCGTTTTCTTTATCCGTCAACCATCCGTAATGTtattgggttggtttggtttggatgcGATTTGGGCAGATCGGTTTCAGCAGATTTGAgtatgtaatttatttttttatatacaccaaaaaattgaaaaataaagtccAAAAATTTCAAGTCTAATCAAGTCAGCCACAATTCAAACAAGTCTAAACCAACATTACTTAGAATTAAGTTACATTCATCCATCCTAATGTCTAAAGATAAACTATTAGATGTGAATAACACTCGAATTTGAAGCTGGACTAAAACATGAACTtgattcaaattcaaatgtaccaaaaaaatagagaagattattaacattttcaacataaaacataaaaccATCCTAGAATGCTTGTTTATTACTtatgaaattttgttcaaattactcAACATCATCCATAACCTTTGGAAGTGAAATAGGAACATTGCGGTTTTGGCGGATCCGATCCAAACCGGATCCGTTGGAATAAATATTTTTAGATCCATATCCGTCCGTACCATGCTTCGGTTTGATGCGGATCGGGCGGATTGAGCGGTTCGATTCATCCGTTGAACAACCCCAATGAGGGCATTCTTCTCTTTAGTTacttgggaatttttttttatttcgaaaCACGAAAGTGTAGATATGGTACCCAACACCTCCGACATAAAGTATTACCCCGTCATACAACACCACTGTCTTTAGTCCATGAGAGGAATGAGGAACACTTGCAGGCGTTTGCTTGTCATTTTTCCCTATTCCCttccatactctctctctctctctctctctctctctctctctctctctctctctctctccaccccacCGTGCTAATGGTGCCCAAACACGAATTTTCTTCATCAAAATATATCAATTACTGTACTATTTAGTGATGAAAAAAAGTAGATATATTTTCGTGTTGCAATGcttagaaaatttatttgaaaaacaTAAAGAGACAGTATTACTCTGCCAATGCATGTGAAAGGTCCCTTCATTTCTTTACGTTTCCTTTTCTTGGACCAGCATCTGTCAATTGTTAAATATGGCATAATAACCCATTATCATGCCTTACGAtattgacaaattttttttaaacttaattatatatattcaaCATGATTATTAATTACACCACTCGTATATATACTtattaccataaaaaaataacagGAAAAATAGCTTTTGCGCATGCGGCAGAACCAAGACTTCGATTTTAGAGTGACATTGTTTAACGAGACTCCCctaatctttgttttttgttataaacAAAGAACGAGTTGATTCTATTCTTCCATGGTCCTTAATTAAAAGCCATGGGGTTATTTCTTTTGCatttgaaccattcatcttTTAAATCGCTGCTTATTCATCATTTGTGAAAAATCAAGTTGTTTAAATACCAATAGGTGCCTAATTTATacgtaggggtggcaaacgggcgggtttgggtcaaattgagTAAGTTGTTAGtgagttgggtctttaatgggtcattgacccatttagacccattaattatgagtctaattacccatacccaacccgacccatttattttaaagcaaacccgacccgcccattaacccaattacatatatactaaaaattatgatcaaaaaattagaaaagtaaaaaaaaattatgatcgaaactcataaattttttcaaaaagacgagaataagtaatttttcttgtcttattgatttttttttgtctttattcagaaaattataagtttcgattaaatttttttacttttcctattcctctcatcaaaacaaattaataagtcacaaaaatatgacacaaaacaaaaaaaatgcaaaaaaaatttgaataaggacaaaaaaataagtcaattttttaatccaaaccctttgcgggactaccatgagagaaatttattcacggcggagcacaatttcacagGTCCATTCGCgtaattaatggatgagatgtgttttcaattttgactggtcaaaataattattaccggtcacaattgatttttaattcggaccattcaaaatatttttgaacgcgtgtgatttagcacaaaacaattgaataaaagagagagaaggccatgctTCTGGAGATTGGGGTGGGggcggggggagagagagagagagagagagagtggggggggggggaggaggaggaggagagagagagagagagagagagcgctccTGGAGAttggtggggtggggtgggggggtggggtggggtggggagagagagaggggcgtaCTCCTCCACTttccaattgcaaaagagaccaattaagagatggaatttggtgggttactttcattgcccattgggtcatttaagttgacccaattaatacccaattatgacccaactaataatgggttagctgggtttgaacccattcttacccaactaataaatgggttgggttgggtctattttctagttgatgggtttgggtttgttaataggtctgggttcaatttgccacccctattTATACGTACAAAACGTCACTATTTGCGAAACCAGCTTCCCTCTCAATTTAGCTCCTGCCTTGCTTTTGCACCCTTTATCCTTTAACCGTATGCTTTCTTTGAAGTGGTTATTAATTATTAGTTTCTACTTGAATAAGTATGTCGATGTAggacatctttttttttttccctcgataaaagaaaatttattaatttttgaaaaagagatacaaagattaaacggaccAAGGGCACAACGACTAGTGCCACCTGAGACCCAAAGACTAAACCAGAAAGGCAAGACGCCAACAAAAACCAAAGACCCTGCAAAAAACTATACACCAAAGCCGAACCTCCTAAAACACGCACCTCGAAACCAAAGAAACTAAGATGAAACAAGCGCAACCTCCAACACGGAAACCTCCACCAAGAACATGAACGCTACTAGAAACCTCAAAAGCAAACACCCAAAACGAATACGAACCGAAACAAAATTACTGAAACACCATCACCAAACAGAAGCATAAGGATTAAAACTCTAGAGAGAGGGATGCACGCTCATCCAAATCTGCAATTTCTCCATCCTCCAAAACATCGAAATCACCATTCTCCATTTCAGCAAAATTCTCCAGCTGgatttcaacatatttcttcAAATTCAACTCTGTCCCTCCATGATATTTTACTCCCAGCAAAGTACCGGTGTCCATCATCTTACGGGCTCTCTTAAGTAAGATAGAGTTCCTATTGTTAATGTCAAAGGAAGACAAAGAAGAAGATTAAGGTACTTCTTTGCCTttgtttttaaactttgacTGTCTTTATTCCAAACTCGAACaacattttcttcttcctaATCTTCCTTTCTGATCTCTGCAACCTCCTTTCTAACTTTTGGATGGCTCCTTGGAGCAATTTCTCACCTTTCTTGCAAGACCCATTGCCCCTTCTCTTAACATTAAGATTCACATTCTGCACCTGAGAGCAAGGGGTAGCGAAGCTCACATCCGGGCTTGACTTCTCCACAATGGGAGTCGGTTGAGCATGCTCCTCATTAGTCATTACCTTCTGCCTTAGAATTCTTTGAACATAAATTAGTCTTATCATTGCCCTCGACTAGAGGACAAGATTCCCCGACAAAAGATTCAAGAGTACCACCATGTCCCAAAGAGTCCTTAGGACCCGAGCCAAGACCAAGCTCCATATCAAGATCAGCTCCATCAACCTCCATTTGTAGAGCAATTAAATCGGTACCCACACCAAAGCCTTCCTCATGAGTGTCGTGAACATCGAAGTCAAGCGATTCATCATCCCCAGAATCTGTCTCAACTACGGCCTCTTTCACCTCTTTATCATTTCCTTTCTTGATCTTAATCGAAGTAAACACATGGTTTTCCAAGAAGTTTCTGCCATGGGATCTTCAATTACTTTGACCGGAAAGATCACACCATTGATCTTAATATGCACAACCTCATTAATGCAATCAAGATAATCCGTTATGATAAACATCCGCCCTTTATCGAAAGCAATGGATTTGTCTGTTAATTCATCAAGCTTAATAACCCCATAGCTTTCCAATATCAATAAAAGTAGAAGAGCACCAAGCATTAAGAGGAACGCCATAACAAGAGATCCAGACACATCTAGAAGAAGTGATCTTTTGGTTATCCCAATCTTCTACAGAAGAGAACCACTGTGTTAACACTTTCTCATCATCCTTGAGAAAATCGTTCAACGATTTGAGAGAATCAAAGAAATAATTAACACATTGAGCCCACCCATATGACATATCTGAGCATCCCAAATATCTTTATATGAGAgctatattatttatatatagtgCAAGATTTTTGTGCACCGAGTATATATATTGACTTTTACATATTCATAGATTCGTTTCTCTTGTGTTTTTTCCAACatctaaaccaaaccaaactgagtcTTATGTTTCAATCACTTGaggtcagctacatgaatccttgGGTGAATTTATTCACAGTGAGGTCAGTTGGGTTATGTGAAGCCTAATATAGTTAGGTTTGCACATTCCTGAACCCCATTCTTACTAAATTGATCTTTatcattttttggttttagtatttttattcttattttttgaattgttgttAGATTCATGCTTTTTTATTagtgattcgtcttgacgagagaagtaaaaaaattctaaccaaaagtaggaaaaaaattcactaaaagtgaaaaaataccaaactagtattattttttgtatttttgttgtcTTATATATACAAACTTTTACAATTtcagtccatatttttatacttttctgattcttctcatTGAGACcaataattaatttcaaaaattacgaagaaaaattaaacaaaaaattacggaaagccaaaagacaaaaaatcaaGTCGCTAAGTTCAAGATGCAGCGCATATGCAGCCGAGGTTTGGGCAGCCGAAATTCAGACAGGGGTATTACAATAACAAATTTGAGTCCCCACAACTATTTTGTGTTGTGTGAATATAGAACTTTTGTGACGATAACTGATAATGTGAAGCTATGTGATTAATAGTACTTGTTACACGTACGCTGCTAAGGTAACTTGAACTCAATTCTTCATTTGATATGTATAGTAGTTGGTGAAAATTGGTGTGAGTCGTAGCTATATTCTACTACACAGTTGGAAGATCACGTAAGTGTCTTGCTTGATTATTCTTCAAGCTCTCTGTGTGTTTATTGGTTTGACCAATTTCTCAAttgggtaaaatattttcagtTATCTATAGTTTGTTATACCGCAggccaaaaattaaaattattaaaagttCTTCGAGGCAATTGGACATTGTTTCTGGAAACAAATGTGAAGATTAACAATTTAACATGatgatcaaaaacaaaaaatatgaagaTTGACACCGAAATATCTCGGTActctagcattttttttttttttatcgactaCTCTAGCAAAAATATTTCAACTTAGGGGGGTCAAGTGACGCATGTGATTGAGGTGGCCTCATGAAGTGCTGAAAGAATTGTCGAATTTGAGACCTTAGGAGGAAGTAAATCATTAAGTCTCATATCAGGTCAAGCCCCATGGCCttgacgtttttttttttttttttgagaggcaataaaagttttattaagaaaacttaacaaatggtacatcaagtTGGGGTAAAGGAGCTAgggaggggaatccaaccaaggttggatagaaaaaaaaaaaaacagtggatTGAGGTCCAAACACCTAAGGGGCAAAAACCCGAATACCTAAAGGCCTCAAAATGCCCACAACTGAAATAATAAGCCCAGCTCAAGAACCAAATCCCAATTCAAGCAACCCTAATCACCGCTGCCACAAAAAACAAAGCAGCCGCCATCACACCACCACCGGCAGCAACAAGCGCGCGCATGCACACACAACTAGAT
This region includes:
- the LOC131307337 gene encoding transcription factor RAX1-like, translating into MGRAPCCDKSKVKRGPWSPDEDATLKDYLHNYGTGGNWIALPHKAGLKRCGKSCRLRWLNYLRPNIKHGGFTEEEDNIICALYTKLGSRWSIIASHLPGRTDNDVKNHWNTKIKKKLMAPKTNIGEPSNSLPLLPQTEPYDAPCNFSTLLNQSCPQMIPSLTEVNYCLDIDNESLICGQIHYPLPAITEGFDFGGNCSRRISGFSPLAMENSYASLSSGDSDLGFSVDFGPGYDPRELINNPGIWTAQESTIGNEFGNSIIPNSVNSFYYQDTNPHGVDHCGTNPQEY